A DNA window from Arachis duranensis cultivar V14167 chromosome 3, aradu.V14167.gnm2.J7QH, whole genome shotgun sequence contains the following coding sequences:
- the LOC107480869 gene encoding BTB/POZ and MATH domain-containing protein 3 isoform X2 has translation MESSWSWSRSITETVNGSHQFTIKGYSLAKGMGPGRHIMSGTFNVGGYDWAIYFYPDGKNPDDNSTYVSVFIALASEGTDVRALFKLTLLDQTQNGNHKVHSHFDRPLERGPYTIKYRGSMWGYKRFFKRALLETSEYLKDDCLIMQCTVGVVKTRLEGFKPGLIVPDSDMGRDFKDLLESEIGFDIVFKVKSESFKAHKLILAARSPVFREQFSGGVGDPSIDEIVVDDIEPFVFKNLLAAADLYNLDRLKLLCESKLSEKINTDTVATTLALAEKHHCPQLKAICLKFIANPVNIGVVMLSEAFEHLKEGYPKMLSELLKTFASVDDNSSQPSSRKRSGSRIHRQDLVDGAAAESVNPNGRSLRRRTW, from the exons ATGGAGTCGTCGTGGTCGTGGTCGCGCTCGATCACCGAGACTGTGAACGGGTCCCACCAATTCACCATCAAGGGTTACTCCTTGGCGAAAGGGATGGGTCCGGGCAGGCACATTATGAGCGGCACCTTCAACGTCGGTGGTTATGATTGGGCCATTTACTTCTACCCTGATGGCAAGAACCCTGACGACAATTCCACCTACGTTTCGGTCTTCATTGCACTGGCCAGCGAGGGAACCGATGTCAGGGCGTTGTTCAAGCTCACGCTGCTCGATCAGACCCAGAACGGCAACCATAAAGTCCACAGTCATTTCGATCGCCCACTAGAGAGGGGCCCTTACACCATCAAGTACAGAGGCAGCATGTG GGGTTACAAGCGATTCTTTAAAAGAGCGTTACTGGAAACATCAGAATATCTGAAAGACGATTGCCTTATCATGCAATGCACTGTAGGTGTTGTGAAAACCCGTCTTGAGGGTTTTAAACCGGGGCTCATTGTGCCAGATTCAGACATGGGCCGAGACTTTAAGGACTTGTTGGAATCCGAAATTGGTTTTGACATAGTTTTCAAGGTCAAgagtgaaagcttcaaagctcataAGTTGATACTTGCTGCCCGATCTCCTGTCTTCAGAGAGCAGTTTTCTGGAGGAGTTGGGGATCCTAGCATAGATGAAATAGTGGTTGATGATATTGAGCCTTTTGTCTTCAAG AATCTGTTAGCTGCTGCTGATCTCTATAATCTTGATCGTCTAAAACTACTGTGTGAATCAAAATTGAGTGAAAAAATCAACACTGACACTGTTGCCACAACACTTGCCCTGGCTGAGAAACATCATTGTCCGCAGCTTAAGGCCATCTGTTTAAAATTTATTGCAAATCCAGTAAACATAGGAG TGGTAATGCTGTCGGAAGCTTTTGAACATTTGAAAGAAGGTTACCCTAAGATGCTGTCGGAATTGCTCAAGACATTTGCATCAGTAGATGATAATTCAAGCCAACCATCAAGCAGGAAAAGAAGTGGCAGCAGAATACACCGGCAAGATTTAGTGGATGGTGCTGCTGCTGAATCTGTTAATCCAAATGGCAGGTCTCTCAGGAGGCGTACATGGTGA
- the LOC107480869 gene encoding BTB/POZ and MATH domain-containing protein 3 isoform X1: MESSWSWSRSITETVNGSHQFTIKGYSLAKGMGPGRHIMSGTFNVGGYDWAIYFYPDGKNPDDNSTYVSVFIALASEGTDVRALFKLTLLDQTQNGNHKVHSHFDRPLERGPYTIKYRGSMWGYKRFFKRALLETSEYLKDDCLIMQCTVGVVKTRLEGFKPGLIVPDSDMGRDFKDLLESEIGFDIVFKVKSESFKAHKLILAARSPVFREQFSGGVGDPSIDEIVVDDIEPFVFKAMLLFIYTDKLPEMSDIMGSINMCSCTVMVQNLLAAADLYNLDRLKLLCESKLSEKINTDTVATTLALAEKHHCPQLKAICLKFIANPVNIGVVMLSEAFEHLKEGYPKMLSELLKTFASVDDNSSQPSSRKRSGSRIHRQDLVDGAAAESVNPNGRSLRRRTW; encoded by the exons ATGGAGTCGTCGTGGTCGTGGTCGCGCTCGATCACCGAGACTGTGAACGGGTCCCACCAATTCACCATCAAGGGTTACTCCTTGGCGAAAGGGATGGGTCCGGGCAGGCACATTATGAGCGGCACCTTCAACGTCGGTGGTTATGATTGGGCCATTTACTTCTACCCTGATGGCAAGAACCCTGACGACAATTCCACCTACGTTTCGGTCTTCATTGCACTGGCCAGCGAGGGAACCGATGTCAGGGCGTTGTTCAAGCTCACGCTGCTCGATCAGACCCAGAACGGCAACCATAAAGTCCACAGTCATTTCGATCGCCCACTAGAGAGGGGCCCTTACACCATCAAGTACAGAGGCAGCATGTG GGGTTACAAGCGATTCTTTAAAAGAGCGTTACTGGAAACATCAGAATATCTGAAAGACGATTGCCTTATCATGCAATGCACTGTAGGTGTTGTGAAAACCCGTCTTGAGGGTTTTAAACCGGGGCTCATTGTGCCAGATTCAGACATGGGCCGAGACTTTAAGGACTTGTTGGAATCCGAAATTGGTTTTGACATAGTTTTCAAGGTCAAgagtgaaagcttcaaagctcataAGTTGATACTTGCTGCCCGATCTCCTGTCTTCAGAGAGCAGTTTTCTGGAGGAGTTGGGGATCCTAGCATAGATGAAATAGTGGTTGATGATATTGAGCCTTTTGTCTTCAAG GCAATGCTTCTCTTCATTTACACAGACAAACTTCCTGAGATGTCCGATATTATGGGCTCAATAAATATGTGCTCGTGTACTGTCATGGTGCAGAATCTGTTAGCTGCTGCTGATCTCTATAATCTTGATCGTCTAAAACTACTGTGTGAATCAAAATTGAGTGAAAAAATCAACACTGACACTGTTGCCACAACACTTGCCCTGGCTGAGAAACATCATTGTCCGCAGCTTAAGGCCATCTGTTTAAAATTTATTGCAAATCCAGTAAACATAGGAG TGGTAATGCTGTCGGAAGCTTTTGAACATTTGAAAGAAGGTTACCCTAAGATGCTGTCGGAATTGCTCAAGACATTTGCATCAGTAGATGATAATTCAAGCCAACCATCAAGCAGGAAAAGAAGTGGCAGCAGAATACACCGGCAAGATTTAGTGGATGGTGCTGCTGCTGAATCTGTTAATCCAAATGGCAGGTCTCTCAGGAGGCGTACATGGTGA
- the LOC107480868 gene encoding probable methyltransferase PMT11: protein MSLDLLRSSLALKIIGSLFIAVTFFYLGMHWSDGYQQLVFFSDPNPNRLVSTSPNFDKQFNVSALINDFQPPPEVALESPQPEVKKFGIVSENGTMSEDFEVGNEWVNETEVASTEDDGGGGGGGGGSSTRFVIKRFGLCPRNMSEYIPCLDNEEAIKKLPSTEKGERFQRYCPEKGRGLNCLVPAPKGYRTPIPWPQSRDEVWFNNVPHNRLVEDKGGQNWISRDKDKFKFPGGGTQFIHGANEYLDHIAKMIPEITFGRHIRVVLDVGCGVASFGAYLLSRNVLTMSVAPKDVHENQIQFALERGVPAMASVFATRRLLYPSQAFDLIHCSRCRINWTRDDGILLAEVDRMLRGGGYFVWAAQPVYKHEEALEEQWEEMLDLTTRLCWNFLKKDGYIAVWQKPSNNSCYLNREEGTKPPLCDPRDDPDNVWYVNLKACISRLPENGYGTNVTEWPARLQTPPDRLQSIKFDAFTSRAELFKAESKYWNEIIGQYVDTLRWKEMRMRNVMDMRAGFGGFAAALISRKFDCWVMNVVPVSSTNTLPVIYDRGLMGVMHDWCEAFDTYPRTYDFLHAANLLSAERKRCNMSSIMLEMDRILRPGGQVYIRDSIAIMDEIQDIAKAMGWQVTLRDTSEGPHASYRVLVCDKHLLHA from the exons ATGAGCTTGGATCTGCTGAGAAGTTCCCTTGCATTGAAGATCATCGGCTCTCTCTTCATCGCCGTCACATTCTTCTACTTGGGAATGCACTGGTCCGATGGCTACCAACAACTCGTCTTCTTTTCAGACCCTAACCCCAACCGCCTTGTTTCCACATCCCCCAATTTCGACAAACAATTCAACGTCTCCGCCCTCATCAACGATTTCCAACCACCGCCGGAAGTAGCCCTAGAATCGCCCCAGCCGGAGGTCAAGAAATTCGGGATCGTGAGCGAGAATGGGACCATGTCGGAGGATTTCGAGGTGGGGAATGAGTGGGTGAACGAGACGGAGGTTGCCTCTACGGAGGACGACGGCGGcggcggtggtggtggtggtggttcttcTACGAGATTCGTGATCAAGAGGTTTGGTCTGTGCCCGCGGAACATGAGCGAGTATATACCGTGTTTGGATAATGAGGAAGCGATTAAGAAGCTTCCTTCCACTGAGAAAGGAGAGAGGTTCCAGCGCTATTGCCCCGAAAAAGGTCGTGGCTTGAATTGCTTGGTTCCTGCACCCAAAGGGTACCGTACCCCAATTCCATGGCCCCAAAGCCGAGACGAG GTATGGTTCAATAATGTTCCTCACAATCGTCTTGTAGAAGATAAAGGTGGCCAAAACTGGATTTCCAGAGACAAAGATAAGTTCAAATTTCCAGGAGGTGGTACGCAATTTATCCATGGGGCAAATGAATACCTGGACCACATTGCTAAG ATGATCCCTGAAATTACTTTTGGTCGGCATATACgggttgttcttgatgttggcTGTGGTGTAGCTAGCTTTGGCGCATATTTACTGTCACGGAATGTCCTCACCATGTCTGTAGCTCCCAAAGATGTTCATGAGAATCAGATCCAATTTGCTCTTGAGCGTGGTGTGCCAGCAATGGCATCGGTATTTGCTACTAGACGGTTATTATATCCAAGTCAAGCTTTTGACTTGATACATTGTTCACGCTGTAGAATTAACTGGACAAGGGATG ATGGGATATTGCTAGCTGAAGTTGATAGGATGCTAAGAGGAGGAGGATACTTTGTCTGGGCTGCCCAGCCAGTTTATAAACATGAGGAAGCTTTAGAAGAACAATGGGAAG AGATGCTTGATCTTACTACTCGACTCTGCtggaattttttgaaaaaagatgggTACATTGCAGTATGGCAGAAACCTTCTAACAATAGCTGCTATCTAAACCGCGAGGAAGggactaaacctccactgtgtGACCCACGTGACGACCCAGACAATGTTTG GTATGTTAATCTAAAAGCATGCATCTCTCGGTTACCTGAGAATGGCTATGGAACAAATGTTACAGAATGGCCTGCTCGTTTGCAAACTCCGCCTGATAGGCTTCAAAGCATAAAATTTGATGCCTTCACATCCAGAGCAGAGCTTTTTAAGGCAGAATCGAAATATTGGAATGAGATAATAGGACAATATGTTGATACTTTACGCTggaaagagatgagaatgagaAATGTTATGGACATGCGAGCTGGATTTGGAGG GTTTGCAGCAGCATTGATTAGTCGGAAATTTGACTGCTGGGTTATGAATGTTGTTCCTGTTAGTAGCACAAATACCTTGCCAGTTATCTACGACCGTGGATTGATGGGAGTTATGCATGACTG gtGTGAAGCATTTGACACCTACCCAAGAACCTATGATTTTCTGCATGCTGCCAACCTTCTTTCTGCAGAGCGCAAAAG ATGCAATATGTCATCTATTATGCTTGAGATGGACCGAATACTAAGACCGGGAGGACAGGTATACATCCGCGATTCTATTGCCATCATGGATGAAATTCAAGACATTGCCAAGGCAATGGGGTGGCAAGTCACATTGAGGGATACATCTGAGGGGCCTCATGCTAGTTATAGAGTATTGGTGTGTGACAAGCACCTACTACATGCTTGA